Proteins co-encoded in one Aphelocoma coerulescens isolate FSJ_1873_10779 chromosome 21, UR_Acoe_1.0, whole genome shotgun sequence genomic window:
- the SPEN gene encoding msx2-interacting protein isoform X2, producing MVRETRHLWVGNLPENVREEKIIEHFKRYGRVESVKILPKRGSEGGVAAFVDFVDIKSAQKAHNSVNKMGDRDLRTDYNEPGTIPSAARGLDDTVSIASRSREVSGFRGGGGGPTYGPPPSLHAREGRYERRLDGASDNRERAYEHSAYGHHERGTGGFDRTRHYDQDYYRDPRERTLQHGLYYTSRSRSPNRFDAHDPRYEPRAREQFTLPSVVHRDIYRDDITREVRGRRPERNYQHSRSRSPHSSQSRTQSPQRLASQAARPARSPSGSGSRSRSSSSDSLSSSSSTSSDSSDSSSSSSDESPARSVQSTAVPAPASQLLPSLEKDEPRKSFGIKVQNLPVRSTDTSLKDGLFHEFKKYGKVTSVQIHGASEERYGLVFFRQQEDQEKALNASKGKLFFGMQIEVTAWIGPETESENEFRPLDERIDEFHPKATRTLFIGNLEKTTTYHDLRNIFQRFGGIVDIDIKKVNGVPQYAFLQYCDIASVCKAIKKMDGEYLGNNRLKLGFGKSMPTNCVWLDGLSTNVTDQYLTRHFCRYGPVVKVVFDRLKGMALVLYNEIEYAQAAVKETKGRKIGGNKIKVDFANRESQLAFYHSMEKTGQDIRDFYEMLAERRDERRGSYEYAPDRTYYETVRTPGTYPEDPRREYPARGREFYAEWDPYQGDYYDPRYYDDPREYRDYRGDPYEQDIREYSYRQRERERERERFESDRDRDHERRPIERSQSPTHSRRPQSPGASPSQSERLQSDSERRIYSRSSDRSGSCSSLSPPRYDKLDKARVERYAKNEKVEKERVFEQERVDKEKRLVRKEKPEKIEKEKADKQKRKAKIHSPSSQSSETDQENEREPSPEKLKGNSKQSKERGDKEGTAKNRLELMPCVVLTRVKEKEGKVIDQPALEKLRAKLDNDTLKSPLLEQKTQTSQAEQAKSEQSKLEPVRTKVQKEKALASHIEVVDKEGKMKPKKHLKTEQPSEGANAVDLDKLEARKRRFADANPKPDRQKLDVKRSSQDEEDARMVLKKQLDATASSREAPVLREGELERKPLRKEMIKRESKKLKLERLVPVTSPKEIQDTLNVGGIGMRPTLDLQARLMETPDEPVEVQELPAKKLNPVKPQHKQVQLLDEQGTEREDSRKNYSSLPEETPDHKLGQEKTQSADTEEKISIDIDHTQSYRKQMEQSRRLKQQLEMEIAKSEKFGSPKKDVDEYEKRSLVHEVGKPPQDVTDDSPPSKRKKTDQFDFEISTKRERNYRSSRQVSEDSERMSCSPSIRHFPFHEDEDTLDSPRLMPLKETKESPKIEEKGLSYSNMTVREDSLKFNPYDSSRREQMAEMAKIKLSVLSSEEDSSRWETQVKQEPGRVDISFPSSIVKRDSIRKRSVRDLEPGEVPSDSDDDGENKPHSPKASSLLESSRLSFLLRDREEKFREREERLQSSSLERNKFYSFALDKTITPDTKALLERAKSLSSSREENWSFLDWDSRFASFRNNKDKEKVDSAPRPIPSWYMKKKKIRTDSEGGKLDDKKEDHKEEEQERQELFASRFLHSSIFEQDSKRLQHLERKDDDLDFISGRLYGRQSSSDGMNSTADLVQEPVVLFHSRFVELTRMQQKEKEKDQKPKEVEKQEDKENRPKTPEMVPDSKETEHKLSSVVGPSSVTVLPQEPIAPIAPEKIVSDKVLVEPASVKEEKPSEPAVAAEEQKPFPELTAPVKMEPPEQTEPPPVVEASKEIVATTLAPEEDAVATEHPSYLDTKPPTPGASFSDADISVDPEPEAAQLLPPPPKLVQKSDEAVEPKEENPPPSASTDAGVSQKAEAAAEVLPPVSDNDMEVEPPVVVKDKKSYKSKRSKTPVQSAAANVTEKPVTRKSERIDREKLKRSSSPRGETQKLSELKVEAEKVSRNAAKSPSSAAEPENVELSLPIGRTRRRNVRSVYATTGDNEGPSPVKDSMEVTRSTRKRGEKEPQEAVTTVPTTPRRGRPPKTRRKPEEDISPIKTEPVQQEVEEAETKDTVEAPKPAEGWRSPRSQKLTHSHSSAATSQQGKKGKNEPKADTTAESEDAAERSGQESSTSDNGNKAKAAEKEPAASEQKRDRKELDVEKNQLEIPTAEITEKKPVPEKVTKSKRGRYKNTKTVVDKASVCLKNVEIRLNVDEVKGALRPTEEEAEPVAVSPPKMKSPPKEDTLPPHFSKNEVEDSFPEMEKEVMREPKQSPEAAQLAKQIELEQAVENIAKLTETPPTIAAYKEPTTDVAEVRQEEEADKPAHQASETELAAAIGSIINDISGETESFPAPPTYPAESEAEITTEPLVLQSPREEMEPETDQAVNNILETEAAVEPAVQPVPSSVTSTLETESKESEVSFSESSNSAQEAETLQEAEVARKEKGRQKTTRQRRKKSTSRKGDATEVNTFEPERVQSKSPPANEVKTKPEEASKEEKQIKPTASMEPSASDVTKAVAADVVAAHEAVPESSTSPKVPALAPLDLGAPPVLLDEGSQSGFKIRSPLENAPITPPSAPNAALPAVPTAAAKLPNPVPTTIVPLHSGTAKVPEWVVRHEDPRARSTPPPALPPDTKASDIDTNSSTLRKILMEPKYVSATSITSTHVTTTHAEPVSAPCLEEAPLHPAVEAIKPVSEEKPAVPITNALDPPVAEAPVFSEKEKINTVIAPKATSVISRMPHSVDLEEAPRITLVKQAPQTQTCLVNAPSPKFKQRSSTNDNSRFHPGSMSIIEERPVETGSSPGLRVNTSEGVVLLSYSGQKTEGPQRISAKISQIPPASAVDIEFQQSVSKSQIKQEPITPSQPAPKGSQASAGYGTVSTHSSLVLGTQPYNTSPVISSVKQERTALDKPDSSHLAVQTPASQPGKVLTQTVNTPPVLVHNQMVVNKKLSDPAALKVETKTLQPSSLSPGVSPHHPSLSGKMHSEANHVSSGPSTPTDRAISHLGVTKQEPHSPRTSGHSPSPFPRACHPGSTSSPALSSSTPVMLAPGIPVPQYISSMHPEQSVIMPPHSVTQTVSLGHLSQGEVRMNTPPLSGIPYGIRPEALHSPRAALQPQMEIKPQRSSTPQPAPIRDIVMPPLSSQHPPEEELHFHAVCRGPAPVQSDVLVMQPDYRMHPSSLRLDQYNVPRDVRMIMHPHMAAVGEHHSETRQSRTPEGAVKTPPVSKTPQPGKETPKSSEGKMAHSPHSEPRLLSVPSGSQLPGLPLTQPVVVPHGVQIMHPAGSSFHDYRSVYGDMRNYHTAQLGHPQFPGASPIGLPSRSMTPSQGLPEGEHSHPSQPVRSKTPQIPQDPKGPSAAGPEQSHHPPVNRHTAQMDPHVHLQRAQGDTSQTSYPSPVAISMKQELPSPHQPPAVPKQSMFIPTTSGPPLSRPEPQSTLKQEPSPHPVSQRPVDMVQLLTKYPIVWQGLLALKNDTAAVQLHFVSGNNVLAHRSLPAPEGGPPLRIAQRMRLEASQLEGVARRMMVESDYCLLLALPCGRDQEDVVSQTESLKAAFISYLQAKQAAGIINVPNPGSNQPAYVLQIFPPCEFSESHLSRLAPDLLASISNISPHLMIVIASV from the exons CAGtgactccagcagcagctcgaGCGACGAGTCCCCGGCACGCTCGGTGCAGTCGACAGCCGTCCCCGCACCCGcgtcccagctgctcccatcGCTGGAGAAGGATGAGCCCCGGAAGAGTTTTGGGATCAAGGTTCAAAATCTTCCAGTGCGCTCAACAG ATACAAGCCTTAAAGATGGACTTTTTCACGAATTCAAGAAGTACGGGAAGGTGACGTCGGTGCAGATCCACGGCGCGTCCGAGGAACGGTATGGCCTGGTGTTCTTCCGGCAGCAGGAGGACCAGGAGAAAGCACTAAATGCCTCCAAAGGAAAGCTTTTCTTTGGCATGCAGATTGAAGTCACGGCCTGGATAGGACCAG AAACCGAAAGCGAGAATGAATTTCGTCCTTTGGATGAAAGGATAGATGAGTTTCACCCAAAAGCAACGAGAACTCTGTTCATTGGCAACCTGGAAAAAACAACCACCTACCACGACCTTCGCAACATCTTCCAGCGCTTCGGGGGAATAGTG GACATCGACATTAAGAAGGTGAACGGTGTCCCTCAGTACGCGTTCCTGCAGTACTGTGACATCGCCAGTGTGTGCAAAGCCATTAAGAAGATGGATGGGGAATATCTCGGAAATAACCGGCTCAAG CTGGGTTTTGGGAAGAGCATGCCTACAAACTGCGTGTGGTTAGATGGGCTTTCCACAAACGTTACGGATCAGTATCTGACCCGACATTTCTGCCGATACGGGCCTGTGGTGAAG gTGGTGTTTGACCGCTTAAAAGGCATGGCCCTGGTTCTCTACAATGAGATTGAATATGCACAAGCAGCTGTAAAAGAGACCAAGGGGAGGAAAATCGGTGGGAATAAAATTAAG GTGGACTTTGCAAATCGGGAGAGTCAGTTGGCGTTTTATCATTCCATGGAGAAAACGGGTCAAGATATCAGAGACTTCTATGAAATGCTGGCAGAAAGAAG AGACGAGCGAAGAGGATCCTACGAATACGCCCCTGACCGTACTTACTACGAGACTGTTCGGACCCCGGGGACATATCCTGAAGATCCTCGGCGGGAATACCCAGCTCGGGGCAGAGAATTCTACGCTGAGTGGGATCCCTACCAAGGAGACTACTATGACCCACGATACTATGACGACCCTCGCGAGTACCGGGATTACCGGGGAGATCCGTATGAGCAGGACATCAGGGAGTACAGCTACAGGCAacgggagagggagagggagagggagcggTTCGAATCCGATCGGGACAGAGACCACGAACGGAGACCGATCGAGCGGAGCCAGAGCCCGACGCATTCCCGGCGTCCGCAGAGCCCCGGCGCGTCCCCCTCGCAGTCGGAACGGCTGCAGAGCGACTCGGAGAGGAGGATTTACAGCAGGTCCTCGGATCGcagtggcagctgcagctcgCTGTCCCCTCCGCGATACGACAAGCTCGACAAAGCCCGTGTGGAACGATACGCAAAAAACGAGAAGGTGGAGAAAGAGCGCGTTTTCGAGCAGGAGAGGGTGGACAAGGAGAAGCGCTTGGTGAGGAaggaaaagccagaaaaaatagaaaaggagaaagcagaTAAGCAGAAACGAAAAGCGAAAATCCATTCACCCAGCTCTCAGTCCTCGGAAACGGATCAGGAGAATGAGAGAGAGCCCAGCCCAGAAAAACTGAAGGGCAACAGTAAACAAAGCAAAGAGAGGGGTGACAAAGAAGGGACAGCAAAGAACCGCCTGGAACTGATGCCCTGTGTTGTGCTGACCCGTgtgaaggaaaaggaggggaaggtGATCGATCAGCCTGCACTGGAGAAACTGAGGGCAAAGCTGGATAACGACACTCTGAAATCCCCGCTGCTCGAACAGAAAACCCAGACGTCCCAGGCTGAGCAAGCCAAGTCTGAGCAGTCTAAACTAGAACCTGTCAGAACCAAGGTACAGAAGGAGAAAGCCCTTGCCAGTCACATCGAAGTGGTGGACAAGGAGGGAAAAATGAAACCCAAAAAGCACTTGAAGACAGAGCAGCCTTCTGAGGGGGCCAATGCAGTTGATTTAGACAAGTTGGAGGCTCGTAAAAGGCGTTTTGCCGATGCAAATCCGAAGCCTGACAGGCAAAAACTGGATGTAAAACGGAGTAGCCAAGATGAGGAGGATGCGCGCATGGTTTTGAAAAAGCAGCTTGATGCGACAGCGTCATCTAGAGAAGCACCAGTGTTAAGGGAAGGAGAATTGGAGAGAAAACCCCTGAGGAAGGAGATGATTAAAAGGGAATCTAAAAAACTCAAACTGGAAAGACTTGTTCCCGTTACTAGTCCCAAAGAAATTCAGGACACTCTTAATGTTGGTGGGATTGGCATGCGTCCCACCCTGGATCTGCAGGCAAGGCTCATGGAGACACCTGATGAACCTGTGGAAGTTCAGGAACTCCCTGCTAAAAAACTGAACCCAGTAAAACCCCAGCATAAACAGGTACAGCTGCTGGATGAGCAGGGAACGGAGAGAGAGGACTCAAGGAAGAACTACTCCAGTCTTCCTGAAGAAACACCAGACCATAAACTTGGCCAAGAGAAAACTCAGTCGGCTGACACGGAGGAGAAAATCAGCATTGACATTGACCACACGCAGAGCTACCGGAAACAAATGGAGCAAAGTCGCAGGTTGAAACAGCAGCTGGAAATGGAGATTGCAAAGTCGGAGAAGTTTGGCAGTCCAAAGAAAGATGTGGATGAATATGAAAAGCGGAGTCTGGTTCATGAGGTGGGAAAGCCTCCACAAGACGTCACCGATGACTCTCCACCgagtaaaaggaaaaagactGACCAGTTTGACTTCGAAATTAGCACTAAGAGAGAAAGGAACTACAGAAGCTCTCGTCAGGTGAGTGAGGATTCCGAAAGGATGTCCTGTTCCCCAAGTATCAGACACTTCCCGTTCCACGAGGATGAGGACACGCTCGATTCTCCAAGGTTAATGCCATTGAAGGAAACCAAAGAGTCACCTAAAATAGAAGAAAAGGGTCTTTCATACTCCAACATGACTGTGAGGGAGGACTCGCTGAAATTCAATCCTTATgattccagcagaagggagcagATGGCAGAAATGGCTAAAATAAAACTCTCAGTGCTGAGTTCTGAGGAAGACTCAAGTAGGTGGGAAACCCAAGTGAAGCAAGAGCCTGGGAGAGTCGATATCAGCTTTCCAAGCAGCATTGTGAAAAGAGACAGCATACGGAAACGGTCTGTCCGAGACCTGGAACCTGGGGAGGTGCCTTCGGATTCGGATGATGATGGCGAAAACAAGCCCCATTCCCCAAAAGCCTCGTCCTTGTTAGAGAGTTCCAGGTTGTCTTTTTTATTAAGGGACAGAGAAGAGAAGTTCCGTGAAAGAGAGGAAAGACTCCAGTCCAGTTCCTTAGAAAGAAACAAATTCTACTCTTTCGCGTTGGACAAGACAATCACACCCGACACAAAGGCATTGCTTGAAAGGGCTAAATCCCTCTCTTCCTCCAGAGAGGAAAACTGGTCCTTTCTAGACTGGGATTCAAGATTTGCTAGTTTCAGAAACAACAAAGACAAAGAGAAGGTTGACTCGGCTCCAAGACCTATTCCATCCTGGtatatgaagaagaaaaaaatcagaacggATTCCGAAGGTGGAAAACTGGATGATAAGAAAGAAGATCATAAAGAGGAGGAACAAGAGCGGCAGGAACTGTTTGCTTCTCGGTTTTTGCACAGTTCAATCTTTGAACAGGACTCCAAACGCCTGCAGCATTTAGAGAGGAAAGATGATGATCTGGACTTCATCTCTGGAAGGTTGTATGGTAGACAGTCCTCCTCCGATGGGATGAACAGCACGGCTGATTTGGTGCAAGAGCCAGTGGTTCTCTTCCACAGTAGGTTTGTTGAGCTGACACGAatgcagcagaaagaaaaggagaaagatcaGAAACCAAAAGAAGTGGAGAAACAGGAAGATAAAGAAAACCGGCCGAAAACACCAGAAATGGTTCCTGATAGTAAAGAAACAGAACATAAACTTTCCTCAGTTGTTGGTCCTTCTTCAGTCACCGTCCTCCCACAAGAACCCATCGCTCCCATCGCTCCTGAGAAAATAGTGAGTGACAAGGTCCTGGTGGAACCAGCTTCTGTCAAAGAAGAGAAACCTTCTGAACCTGCTGTTGCAGCAGAGGaacaaaaaccttttcctgaacTCACAGCTCCTGTCAAAATGGAACCTCCTGAGCAAACAGAACCTCCGCCAGTTGTAGAAGCAAGTAAAGAAATTGTTGCTACAACGCTGGCACCAGAGGAAGATGCTGTGGCAACAGAGCATCCTTCATACTTGGATACCAAACCTCCCACTCCTGGGGCCTCGTTTTCTGATGCAGACATCAGCGTAGATCCAGAACCTGAGGCTGCCCAGCTACTTCCACCTCCGCCCAAGCTAGTTCAGAAGTCAGATGAGGCTGTGGAACCTAAAGAGGAAAATCCTCCACCCTCTGCCAGCACCGATGCTGGTGTGAGTCAAAAGGCGGAGGCGGCTGCTGAGGTCTTGCCACCCGTTTCCGACAATGACATGGAAGTGGAACCTCCGGTTGTtgtaaaagataaaaaatcCTACAAGAGTAAACGGTCCAAGACTCCCGTGCAGTCGGCTGCAGCTAATGTCACGGAAAAGCCCGTCACAAGAAAGAGTGAAAGAATTGACCGTGAAAAACTGAAAAGGTCAAGCTCTCCTCGTGGGGAGACCCAGAAGCTTTCTGAATTGAAAGTGGAGGCAGAAAAGGTTTCAAGGAATGCTGCTAAATCCCCGAGTTCCGCTGCAGAGCCAGAAAACGTGGAGCTGAGCTTGCCAATAGGCCGGACCAGGCGCAGAAACGTGAGGTCAGTCTATGCGACCACAGGGGACAATGAAGGCCCATCTCCAGTGAAGGACTCCATGGAGGTCACTAGGTCCACCaggaagagaggggaaaaggaaCCGCAGGAAGCAGTGACAACTGTTCCCACAACCCCGAGGAGGGGAAGACCTCCCAAAACCCGCCGTAAGCCAGAGGAGGACATCTCTCCGATAAAGACCGAACCGGTACAACAAGAGGTGGAGGAGGCTGAAACTAAAGATACTGTGGAAGCTCCTAAACCTGCAGAGGGTTGGAGGTCTCCTAGATCCCAGAAGCTCACACACAGTCACTCATCAGCTGCTACCAGCCAACAggggaagaaagggaagaatGAACCGAAAGCCGATACCACGGCTGAATCCGAAGATGCTGCTGAAAGAAGTGGTCAGGAATCGAGCACCAGTGACAATGGCAATAAAGCAAAGGCTGCTGAGAAAGAGCCGGCAGCAAGCGAGCAGAAACGTGATCGGAAGGAACTGGATGTGGAGAAGAACCAGCTAGAAATCCCCACAGCTGAGATCACTGAGAAGAAGCCAGTGCCAGAAAAGGTTACGAAATCCAAAAGGGGAAGGTACAAAAATACCAAAACCGTTGTTGATAAGGCATCTGTCTGTCTCAAAAATGTAGAAATACGCCTCAACGTTGATGAAGTCAAGGGCGCCTTGCGGCCCACcgaggaggaggcagagccaGTGGCGGTGTCACCACCCAAGATGAAGAGCCCTCCAAAAGAGGACACCCTGCCACCCCACTTCAGTAAGAATGAGGTAGAAGATTCATTTCcggaaatggaaaaggaggtGATGCGGGAGCCCAAGCAGTCACCCGAGGCTGCCCAGTTAGCAAAGCAGATCGAGCTTGAGCAGGCGGTGGAGAACATTGCAAAACTCACTGAAACTCCTCCAACAATTGCTGCCTACAAAGAGCCAACGACAGATGTGGCTGAAGTCCGtcaggaggaggaagcagaTAAACCCGCACACCAGGCCAGTGAAAcggagctggcagcagccatcGGCTCCATCATCAATGATATTTCTGGGGAGACAGAAAGCTTCCCTGCACCGCCGACGTATCCTGCTGAATCTGAGGCTGAAATCACCACAGAGCCCTTGGTATTGCAGTCACCTCGAGAGGAGATGGAGCCCGAGACAGATCAGGCAGTGAACAATATCCTAGAAACCGAGGCTGCCGTCGAGCCTGCAGTGCAGCCGGTGCCCAGCTCTGTCACTTCGACGTTGGAGACAGAGAGCAAGGAGTCTGAAGTCAGCTTCAGTGAATCTTCCAACTCTGCACAGGAGGCTGAGACCTTGCAGGAGGCTGAAGTTGCTCGGAAGGAAAAGGGCCGTCAGAAAACCACGCGGCAGAGACGCAAGAAGAGCACGAGCAGGAAGGGTGATGCCACCGAAGTCAACACCTTCGAGCCGGAGAGGGTGCAGAGCAAATCACCCCCTGCCAATGAAGTAAAGACAAAACCTGAAGAAGCCTCAAAGGAGGAAAAGCAAATCAAACCCACAGCATCCATGGAGCCAAGCGCTTCTGATGTCACCAAGGCTGTGGCTGCTGACGTCGTGGCTGCACACGAGGCTGTCCCTGAGAGCAGCACTTCTCCAAAGGTTCCCGCTCTGGCTCCTCTGGACCTGGGTGCCCCGCCGGTCCTCCTGGATGAGGGGAGTCAGAGCGGGTTCAAGATCCGGTCGCCCCTGGAGAACGCTCCCATCACGCCACCGAGTGCCCCAAATGCGGCCCTTCCTGCTGTTCCCACAGCGGCGGCCAAGCTGCCCAACCCGGTGCCCACCACCATCGTCCCCCTTCACTCCGGCACTGCCAAGGTTCCGGAGTGGGTGGTCAGGCACGAGGACCCCCGTGCCCGTTCCACACCCCCTCCCGCTCTCCCACCAGACACAAAGGCGTCAGATATCGACACAAACTCCAGCACTTTGAGGAAGATACTCATGGAGCCCAAATACGTCTCAGCAACGAGCATAACCTCCACGCACGTGACGACAACGCACGCCGAGCCGGTGAGCGCGCCGTGCTTGGAGGAGGCTCCTCTTCACCCTGCCGTGGAGGCCATCAAGCCGGTTTCTGAGGAGAAGCCGGCCGTTCCCATCACCAATGCCCTGGACCCACCAGTGGCTGAAGCACCAGTGTTCAGCGAGAAGGAAAAGATCAACACAGTGATTGCTCCCAAAGCCACTTCTGTCATCAGCAGAATGCCCCACAGTGTGGATCTGGAGGAGGCTCCGAGGATCACCTTGGTGAAACAAGCTCCCCAAACCCAGACCTGCCTTGTCAATGCTCCCTCGCCGAAATTTAAGCAGAGATCAAGTACAAATGATAACAGCAGGTTTCATCCAGGATCGATGTCCATTATCGAGGAGAGGCCTGTGGAGACTGGGTCCAGTCCAGGGCTGCGGGTGAACACCTCGGAAGGTGTGGTGCTCCTGAGTTACTCGGGGCAGAAGACAGAAGGCCCTCAGCGAATCAGTGCCAAGATCAGCCAGATTCCCCCAGCCAGCGCTGTGGACATTGAGTTCCAGCAGTCTGTATCCAAGTCTCAGATTAAACAGGAGCCTATCACGCCATCCCAGCCAGCACCGAAAGGCTCCCAGGCCTCGGCGGGCTACGGGACTGTTTCCACCCATTCTTCATTGGTACTTGGAACACAGCCCTACAACACCTCGCCCGTCATCTCCTCTGTCAAGCAGGAGCGCACCGCGCTGGACAAGCCCGACTCGTCTCACCTCGCTGTCCAGACGCCAGCATCTCAGCCCGGCAAGGTCCTGACACAGACGGTAAACACTCCACCCGTGCTGGTCCATAACCAGATGGTCGTGAATAAAAAACTGTCTGACCCAGCTGCTCTGAAAGTGGAGACCAAGACTCTGCAGCCCTCCAGCCTGAGTCCTGGAGTTAGTCCTCACCAcccttccctctctgggaaGATGCATTCGGAAGCGAACCACGTCAGCTCGGGGCCCAGCACCCCGACCGACCGGGCCATCTCCCACCTGGGGGTCACCAAACAAGAGCCGCACTCGCCGCGTACCAGCGGGCACTCGCCGTCACCGTTCCCCCGGGCCTGCCATCCCGGCAGTACCTCGTCCCCGGCTTTGTCCAGCAGCACCCCAGTCATGCTGGCGCCGGGAATTCCCGTTCCGCAGTACATATCCAGCATGCATCCCGAGCAATCTGTTATCATGCCCCCCCACAGCGTAACACAGACTGTGTCCCTGGGCCATCTGTCCCAGGGTGAGGTGAGGATGAACACCCCTCCTCTCTCCGGCATTCCCTACGGCATCCGCCCGGAAGCGCTCCACTCCCCCCGAGCTGCTCTGCAACCCCAGATGGAGATCAAACCTCAGCGATCCAGCACGCCCCAGCCAGCGCCCATACGAGACATCGTCATGCCCCCGCTGTCCTCCCAGCACCCCCCCGAGGAGGAGCTGCACTTCCACGCGGTGTGCCGCGGGCCAGCCCCGGTGCAGTCCGACGTGCTGGTGATGCAGCCCGACTACCGCATGCACCCCAGCAGCCTCCGGCTGGACCAGTACAACGTCCCGCGGGACGTCAGGATGATCATGCACCCGCACATGGCCGCTGTGGGCGAGCACCACTCGGAAACGCGGCAATCCCGGACACCCGAAGGGGCCGTCAAAACTCCCCCGGTCAGTAAGACCCCGCAACCCGGGAAAGAGACTCCCAAATCCTCGGAAGGCAAGATGGCCCACTCTCCCCACAGCGAGCCCCGGCTGCTCAGCGTGCCCTCGGGCAGCCAGCTGCCCGGGCTGCCCCTGACGCAGCCCGTGGTGGTCCCACACGGGGTGCAGATCATGCATCCCGCCGGGAGCTCCTTCCACGATTACCGCTCCGTGTACGGCGACATGAGGAATTACCACACAGCACAGCTCGGGCATCCGCAGTTCCCGGGCGCCTCGCCCATCGGGCTGCCCTCCCGGAGCATGACCCCGTCTCag GGTCTGCCGGAGGGCGAGCACTCGCACCCCAGCCAGCCAGTCCGCAGCAAGACCCCTCAGATCCCGCAGGACCCCAAGGGCCCATCGGCAGCAGGGCCGGAGCAGAGTCACCACCCCCCTGTGAACAGGCACACGGCCCAGATGGACCCCCACGTCCACCTCCAGAGGGCACAAGGGgacacgagccagacctcctaCCCCTCGCCCGTCGCCATCTCCATGAAGCAGGAGCTTCCCTCGCCGCACCAGCCGCCAGCAGTTCCCAAGCAATCCATGTTTATCCCCACGACGTCGGGGCCGCCCCTCAGCCGTCCAGAGCCCCAGTCCACGCTCAAGCAGGAGCCGTCACCTCACCCCGTGTCCCAGAGACCAGTGGACATGGTCCAGCTCTTGACA AAATACCCCATTGTCTGGCAGGGTCTCCTGGCTCTCAAGAACGACACGGCGGCCGTGCAGCTCCACTTCGTGTCCGGGAACAACGTCCTGGCGCACCGGTCGCTGCCGGCGCCCGAGGGAGGGCCCCCGCTGCGGATCGCGCAGCGCATGCGGCTCGAGGCCTCCCAGCTGGAGGGGGTCGCACGGAGAATGATG GTGGAGAGCGATTactgcctgctgctggccctgccctgcgGCCGGGACCAGGAGGACGTGGTCAGTCAGACGGAGTCGCTCAAGGCCGCGTTCATCAGTTACCTGCAGGCCAAGCAGGCCGCAGGCATCATCAACGTCCCCAACCCCGGCTCCAACCAG cctgcCTACGTTCTGCAGATCTTCCCACCCTGCGAGTTTTCGGAAAGCCACCTGTCCCGCCTGGCCCCGGACCTCCTCGCCAGCATCTCCAACATCTCTCCTCACCTGATGATTGTCATTGCGTCGGTATGA